The Thermus filiformis genome contains a region encoding:
- a CDS encoding globin family protein, whose translation MSGPFNEDYWVWQAWVGVVHLNRGVTTEMMASMWAWIMETVGAGLLEQGVEAVEAHRVERTLARLEAAFLALVETTYKKFLVKAVAEGSGLEEGLVLRLARQGVEDNIQAWREERKKLGL comes from the coding sequence CTGTCCGGCCCCTTCAACGAGGACTACTGGGTCTGGCAGGCCTGGGTAGGGGTGGTCCACCTGAACCGGGGGGTCACCACCGAGATGATGGCCTCCATGTGGGCCTGGATTATGGAAACCGTCGGGGCGGGCTTGTTGGAACAGGGGGTGGAAGCGGTTGAAGCACACAGGGTAGAGAGGACCTTGGCTCGGCTGGAGGCCGCCTTTTTGGCCCTGGTGGAGACCACCTACAAGAAGTTCCTCGTCAAGGCTGTGGCCGAGGGAAGCGGCCTGGAGGAGGGGTTGGTCCTCCGGCTCGCCCGGCAGGGGGTAGAGGACAACATACAGGCCTGGCGGGAGGAGCGGAAGAAGCTGGGCCTTTGA
- a CDS encoding GTP-binding protein — MSERQVRPLKLVVAGPVGAGKTTFIGSLSEIPVVETDELATEEIGKERTTVALDYGKLTLDGVPIHLFGTPGQARFAFMWDVLVEGALGFVLLVAGDRPQDFPQARFVLEYLTSRHPVPFVVGVTKQDLPKVWAPEDVALYFDLPPHQVVGMNATSPTSATLALIRVLELVTGEKWQGVW; from the coding sequence ATGAGCGAGCGGCAGGTGAGGCCCCTGAAGCTGGTGGTGGCGGGCCCCGTGGGGGCGGGGAAGACCACCTTCATCGGCTCGCTCTCCGAGATCCCCGTGGTGGAGACGGACGAGCTGGCCACGGAGGAGATCGGCAAGGAGCGGACCACGGTGGCCCTGGACTACGGGAAGCTCACCCTGGACGGGGTGCCCATCCACCTCTTCGGCACCCCCGGGCAGGCCCGCTTCGCCTTCATGTGGGACGTGCTGGTGGAGGGGGCGCTGGGCTTCGTCCTCCTGGTGGCCGGGGACCGGCCCCAGGACTTCCCCCAGGCCCGCTTCGTTTTGGAGTACCTGACCTCCCGCCACCCCGTCCCCTTCGTGGTGGGGGTGACGAAGCAGGACCTGCCCAAGGTCTGGGCCCCGGAGGACGTGGCCCTTTACTTTGACCTCCCGCCCCACCAGGTGGTGGGGATGAACGCCACGAGCCCCACCAGCGCCACCCTGGCCCTCATCCGGGTTCTGGAGCTGGTCACGGGGGAGAAGTGGCAGGGGGTTTGGTAA
- a CDS encoding site-specific integrase: MERLALEVWDWPEERKRLVEEALERWDEQVLGEGVWAYLTRHRKKPDKAVPVYVRHFVRWLVLKGRKWPKLEAGDVRAFLEEARLRGFPGSSVGPVARGTVERARGGIVYFVRFLEWAGIEWPPHVEVPPRGFGEVITRRPMPEEEWQELLRKAEEYTPAYWRPVLKVLLVLVGEVGLEVKEALALWSEDFRGDTLLVRGERLREVPLSPLARKTLEEWMPLRAYLATHQPLPYPQLLLSASKISRGKPLDKPEANWLLRQFWAFAGIKPMEGQSRVDPVRRLRWRAIRNYLAQGHPKEKVAYWTGMRSLVVPGFWEE, translated from the coding sequence ATGGAGCGTTTGGCGCTGGAGGTCTGGGACTGGCCGGAGGAAAGGAAGCGGCTGGTGGAAGAGGCCCTTGAGCGCTGGGACGAGCAGGTCCTGGGAGAAGGGGTCTGGGCTTACTTGACGCGGCACAGGAAGAAGCCCGATAAGGCCGTGCCCGTCTACGTGAGGCACTTCGTGCGGTGGCTGGTCCTCAAGGGGCGGAAGTGGCCCAAGCTGGAGGCCGGGGACGTGCGGGCCTTTTTGGAGGAGGCCCGCTTGCGGGGTTTTCCGGGCTCTTCCGTGGGTCCCGTGGCCCGGGGCACGGTGGAGCGGGCGCGGGGGGGCATTGTCTACTTCGTGCGCTTCCTGGAGTGGGCGGGGATCGAGTGGCCCCCGCACGTGGAGGTCCCGCCCCGGGGGTTCGGGGAGGTGATCACCCGCAGGCCCATGCCCGAGGAGGAGTGGCAGGAGCTCCTCAGGAAGGCGGAGGAATACACCCCCGCCTACTGGCGGCCCGTGCTCAAGGTCCTTTTGGTCCTGGTGGGGGAGGTGGGCCTGGAGGTGAAGGAGGCCCTGGCCCTGTGGAGCGAGGACTTCCGGGGGGACACGCTTCTGGTAAGGGGGGAGCGGCTACGGGAGGTGCCCCTCTCCCCCTTGGCCCGCAAGACCCTTGAAGAGTGGATGCCCCTAAGGGCCTACCTCGCGACCCACCAGCCTCTCCCCTATCCTCAGCTTCTCCTTTCCGCCTCCAAAATCAGCCGGGGGAAGCCCCTGGACAAGCCCGAGGCCAACTGGCTCCTCAGGCAGTTTTGGGCCTTCGCGGGGATCAAGCCTATGGAGGGGCAGAGCCGGGTGGACCCCGTGCGGAGGCTTAGGTGGCGGGCGATAAGGAACTACCTCGCCCAGGGCCACCCCAAGGAGAAGGTGGCCTACTGGACGGGGATGCGGAGCCTGGTGGTGCCGGGGTTCTGGGAGGAGTAG
- a CDS encoding globin family protein — translation MAKLKGPEDEKALGGGSVKGNLFDLTPEERVEYLRLLDDLMQVRSAWEELAQVRPQVEPYFPQVARRIAERMGQNPLTQDKADVVGPLTRVAELYFSPPRLDAEYLESRARVGKGYLEAGHTPATLVAGIYGLWVDEWSRVFQELFSGDPVHLARLTRALALVSLFNLSLVIQQFTYESEVRAREMEERMLEKFLRVSGISRELYEQMARVAGED, via the coding sequence ATGGCAAAGCTAAAGGGGCCAGAGGACGAAAAAGCCCTGGGAGGTGGAAGCGTGAAGGGCAACCTTTTTGATCTCACCCCGGAAGAGCGCGTGGAGTACCTTCGCCTTCTGGACGACCTCATGCAGGTCCGGTCCGCCTGGGAAGAGCTGGCCCAGGTCCGCCCCCAAGTGGAGCCCTACTTCCCCCAGGTGGCCCGGCGCATCGCCGAGCGGATGGGGCAGAACCCCTTGACCCAGGATAAGGCCGACGTGGTGGGCCCTCTCACCCGGGTGGCCGAACTTTACTTCAGCCCTCCCCGGCTGGACGCGGAGTACCTGGAAAGCCGGGCGCGGGTGGGCAAGGGGTATCTGGAGGCGGGCCACACCCCGGCCACCCTGGTGGCGGGCATATACGGCCTCTGGGTGGACGAGTGGAGCCGGGTGTTCCAGGAGCTTTTCTCCGGCGACCCCGTTCACCTGGCCCGCCTGACCCGCGCCCTGGCCTTGGTCAGCCTGTTCAACCTCAGCCTGGTCATCCAGCAGTTCACCTATGAGTCCGAGGTCCGGGCCCGGGAGATGGAGGAGCGGATGTTGGAAAAGTTCCTCCGGGTGTCCGGGATCAGCCGGGAGCTCTACGAGCAGATGGCCCGGGTGGCCGGGGAGGACTAG
- a CDS encoding globin family protein, with protein sequence MDLKETLLAVVRETQENIPPEARFREEDAEVLLRNRERILALKDRIVQGFYDILFAHPRTAQVFREGERPAREKTLEG encoded by the coding sequence GTGGACCTAAAGGAGACCCTTTTGGCGGTCGTTCGGGAGACCCAGGAGAACATCCCCCCCGAGGCCCGGTTCCGGGAGGAGGACGCGGAGGTCCTCTTGAGGAACCGGGAGAGGATCCTGGCCCTCAAGGATAGGATCGTGCAGGGCTTCTACGACATCCTCTTCGCCCACCCTAGGACCGCCCAGGTCTTCCGGGAGGGGGAGCGCCCGGCGCGGGAGAAGACCCTGGAGGGCTAG
- a CDS encoding DUF4388 domain-containing protein, which yields MAIFGNLREMPLADLLGMLGRRSGVLEVFHLPGKRTGYALALDSGKAVWLMEGNRFLDPVEARAALRDLLFAQEGAFEFSPGTPPPPPEGKALGWPVERFLLSMTTVEDEIAALRPALPDPKTRFQAVEGEPVWDEPLASFWQAALPLLKQGASAEEIAGRLGYRVEEVAYYLHKLRLLGKVAPVRAYRETAPTEERKGLVQRLLAALMGRRG from the coding sequence GTGGCCATCTTCGGCAACCTGCGGGAAATGCCCCTCGCCGACCTCCTGGGGATGCTGGGGAGGCGGAGCGGGGTGCTGGAGGTCTTCCACCTTCCGGGCAAGCGCACGGGCTACGCCCTGGCCCTGGACTCGGGGAAGGCGGTCTGGCTCATGGAGGGGAACCGGTTTTTGGACCCGGTGGAGGCCCGCGCCGCCCTCCGAGACCTCCTCTTCGCCCAAGAGGGGGCGTTTGAGTTCTCCCCGGGCACCCCACCTCCTCCCCCGGAAGGGAAGGCCCTGGGCTGGCCTGTGGAGCGCTTCCTCCTCAGCATGACCACGGTGGAGGACGAGATCGCCGCCCTGCGCCCCGCCCTTCCGGACCCCAAGACCCGGTTCCAGGCGGTAGAAGGTGAGCCCGTATGGGACGAGCCCCTGGCCTCCTTCTGGCAGGCCGCCCTGCCCCTTTTGAAGCAAGGGGCTTCGGCGGAGGAGATCGCCGGGAGGCTGGGGTACCGGGTGGAGGAAGTGGCCTACTACCTCCATAAGCTCCGCCTTCTGGGAAAGGTGGCCCCGGTCCGGGCCTACCGGGAGACCGCCCCCACCGAGGAGCGCAAGGGGCTGGTACAAAGGCTCCTCGCCGCCCTCATGGGGAGGAGGGGATGA
- a CDS encoding phosphoadenosine phosphosulfate reductase domain-containing protein — protein sequence MKPAYLTVDLDLPGLTPGDKDAERILEAVLSQGVDHWILTYSGGKDSTTTTILFLEWWEKRGRPGEAHLVYADTGLEIPTLHAQAMRFLEAVRRLHASLHVHVVKPDVKESFWVNLIGKGYPPPHNRFRWCTARLKIRPMDRLVKSLPGRKAIVTGVRFGESDARDLRLNLSCSRGGECGQGAYFQNAKRLDALYVAPIAFWRECWVWDYVNLVAPSLGYPTEALEEIYGGRDTRFGCWTCTLVRRDRAMEKVVADDERYRPLLEFRLWLLDFAKRPENRVKRSNGLPGRLTLAARRRILKRLKEIERHLGTLLLSREEEAMIRSLWKQKRYNDG from the coding sequence ATGAAGCCAGCTTATCTAACCGTGGATCTCGATCTCCCCGGTTTAACCCCCGGTGATAAGGACGCTGAGCGTATCCTGGAGGCCGTTTTGTCCCAGGGAGTGGACCACTGGATTCTCACCTACTCTGGAGGCAAGGATTCTACGACCACCACCATTCTCTTCCTGGAGTGGTGGGAGAAGCGAGGCCGTCCTGGGGAGGCACACCTGGTCTACGCGGACACGGGTTTGGAGATTCCTACGCTTCACGCGCAGGCCATGCGGTTTTTGGAGGCGGTAAGGCGCCTGCATGCCAGCCTGCACGTTCACGTGGTGAAGCCAGATGTAAAGGAAAGCTTTTGGGTCAATCTGATCGGTAAAGGCTATCCCCCCCCTCACAACCGCTTTCGCTGGTGTACCGCCCGCCTCAAGATCAGACCGATGGACCGCCTGGTAAAAAGCCTACCCGGGCGTAAGGCCATCGTGACCGGCGTTCGTTTCGGTGAATCGGATGCCCGGGACCTTAGGCTCAATCTCTCCTGTTCTCGGGGAGGGGAATGTGGACAGGGAGCCTACTTTCAAAACGCTAAGCGTTTGGATGCCCTGTACGTAGCTCCCATCGCCTTCTGGCGGGAATGCTGGGTATGGGACTACGTGAATCTAGTCGCCCCCTCGCTTGGCTACCCCACGGAGGCCTTGGAGGAGATTTACGGAGGACGGGACACCCGATTTGGATGTTGGACCTGCACCCTGGTGCGCAGGGACAGGGCGATGGAAAAAGTTGTGGCAGACGATGAGCGCTATCGTCCTCTTTTAGAGTTTCGGCTTTGGCTTTTGGACTTCGCCAAGCGACCTGAAAACCGGGTGAAGCGCTCCAATGGCCTTCCAGGAAGGCTCACCTTGGCGGCCAGGCGTAGGATACTGAAACGGCTTAAGGAGATAGAAAGGCATTTGGGGACGCTGCTGCTCTCCCGAGAGGAGGAAGCCATGATCCGATCCCTTTGGAAACAAAAGCGTTATAATGATGGGTGA
- a CDS encoding roadblock/LC7 domain-containing protein, giving the protein MTKQERLQALIRELRQAVPEIGGVMVASTDGLALATDFPAQEADRAAAMAATALGLGKRIAQTTGLGEFQEVVVRGGDGYLVVYAAGPTGVLAVQAPQGANLGLVHLEARRIAREVAGALA; this is encoded by the coding sequence ATGACCAAGCAGGAGAGGCTTCAGGCGCTGATACGGGAGCTCAGGCAGGCGGTGCCGGAGATCGGCGGGGTGATGGTGGCCTCCACGGACGGCCTGGCCCTGGCCACCGACTTCCCGGCCCAGGAGGCGGACCGGGCGGCGGCCATGGCGGCCACGGCCCTGGGCTTGGGCAAGCGCATCGCCCAGACCACCGGCCTCGGGGAGTTCCAGGAGGTGGTGGTGCGGGGCGGGGACGGGTACCTGGTGGTCTACGCCGCCGGGCCCACGGGGGTGCTGGCGGTCCAGGCCCCCCAGGGGGCCAACCTGGGCCTGGTCCACCTCGAGGCCCGCCGCATCGCCCGCGAGGTGGCAGGGGCCTTGGCGTAG
- a CDS encoding PhnD/SsuA/transferrin family substrate-binding protein codes for MQATVCPHDTAKGLTSWIEFFVVLGAVSKEEIGFLPAQDFPEFYRLWPQVDLVYASPLDALRLEEEHGFLPLAGNDRYDEVVLLVREGVPPRLESFGGARVGAVPDTFAALLGQELLRKSGVRPSELVPFGSWNEVLAALRKGQITHAFLYRDYYEELSPVSLEGTTPVLVSETRRFSHVFLLSPRQAGKKEALLSALLALPEHPMGRPVLEELGIGRFYPVDSTRMIRELVTSG; via the coding sequence ATGCAGGCTACCGTGTGCCCCCACGATACGGCCAAGGGATTGACGAGCTGGATAGAGTTCTTCGTGGTCCTGGGCGCGGTGAGCAAGGAAGAGATAGGCTTCCTCCCGGCGCAGGACTTCCCGGAGTTCTACCGGCTATGGCCCCAGGTGGACCTGGTCTACGCCAGTCCTCTGGATGCCCTTAGGCTGGAGGAAGAGCACGGCTTTTTGCCCCTGGCGGGGAACGACCGCTACGACGAGGTGGTCCTCCTGGTACGGGAGGGGGTGCCGCCCCGGCTTGAGAGCTTCGGAGGGGCCCGGGTGGGGGCGGTGCCGGACACCTTTGCTGCCCTTTTGGGCCAGGAACTCCTCCGGAAGAGCGGGGTGCGCCCTAGTGAGCTCGTCCCCTTCGGCTCCTGGAATGAGGTGCTGGCCGCCTTGAGGAAGGGGCAGATCACCCACGCCTTTCTCTACCGGGACTACTACGAGGAGCTCTCCCCGGTGAGCCTGGAGGGGACCACCCCCGTGCTGGTCTCCGAGACCCGGCGCTTCTCCCACGTCTTCCTCCTTTCCCCCCGGCAGGCCGGGAAGAAGGAGGCCCTCCTCTCGGCCCTCCTCGCCCTCCCCGAACACCCTATGGGCCGGCCGGTCCTGGAGGAGCTGGGGATCGGCCGGTTCTATCCGGTGGACTCCACCCGAATGATCCGGGAGCTGGTCACGAGCGGCTAG
- a CDS encoding GAF and HD-GYP domain-containing protein has product MRSGPKPKNPLQTLSEAFRLLAPLRRREEAFQAVVRAAKAQTRASSVLLFLVSRVPSPEGENRERVQEVQEVLELVAAEGPAREQVGLRLREGEGVCWTVLRGGEPLYLPDTSECGRWVFRAGTPSRGAYLGVPVRDPEGRPVGVLSLDTGPGEGEVLPEDRFWLEALAEALGLTLGRLEALERAEEEARRAKALYGLSLALEGALEPKEMVREALNTLLLLTPYHAGGFYRFREDAARPEVLVGRYPPHYPRLYEEHPVRFGEGLLGHPGLWEGPVYVEDYARFPGALGPYREAGLRTSLLVPVRPGGRRYGVLALASFHRVVPYRPEDEALLKAVAHRLEEALERRMHLELLQNSREAALKALARALEYRDLETHGHTERVARLAVRLGEALGFPDLEGLRLGAYFHDLGKLAVPDEILHKDAPLNTREWRVVKTHPEVGHEILKTLPFFSATALNVVLYHHERWDGSGYPFGLKGEAIPREARIFAVVDVYDALISQRPYKRAWSEEEALEELRAQANRTLDPEAVAAFLALRLLPEGNAAGDASRS; this is encoded by the coding sequence ATGCGCTCCGGGCCGAAGCCCAAAAACCCCCTCCAGACCCTCTCCGAGGCCTTCCGGCTCCTGGCCCCCCTGAGGCGGCGGGAGGAGGCCTTCCAGGCGGTGGTCCGCGCGGCCAAGGCCCAGACCCGGGCCTCCTCCGTCCTCCTCTTCCTGGTCTCCCGGGTCCCTTCCCCGGAAGGGGAAAACCGGGAAAGGGTCCAAGAAGTCCAAGAAGTCCTGGAGCTGGTGGCGGCGGAGGGGCCGGCCCGGGAGCAGGTGGGCCTGCGGCTGAGGGAGGGGGAAGGGGTTTGCTGGACCGTGCTCCGGGGCGGGGAGCCCCTGTACCTGCCCGACACCTCCGAGTGCGGCCGCTGGGTCTTCCGGGCGGGGACCCCGTCCCGGGGGGCCTACCTGGGGGTGCCGGTGCGGGACCCGGAGGGGAGGCCGGTGGGCGTCCTGTCCCTGGACACCGGCCCCGGGGAGGGGGAGGTGCTTCCCGAGGACCGCTTCTGGCTCGAGGCCCTCGCGGAGGCCCTGGGTCTGACCCTGGGGCGGCTGGAGGCGCTGGAGCGGGCGGAGGAGGAAGCCCGGCGGGCCAAGGCCCTCTACGGCCTCTCCCTGGCCCTGGAGGGGGCTCTGGAGCCCAAGGAGATGGTCCGGGAGGCCCTGAACACCCTCCTCCTCCTCACCCCCTACCACGCGGGGGGGTTCTACCGGTTCCGGGAGGATGCGGCCCGGCCGGAGGTGCTGGTGGGCCGCTACCCTCCCCACTACCCCCGGCTTTACGAGGAGCACCCGGTCCGGTTCGGGGAGGGGCTTCTGGGCCACCCCGGGCTCTGGGAGGGGCCGGTCTATGTGGAGGACTACGCCCGTTTTCCCGGGGCCCTGGGCCCCTACCGGGAGGCGGGATTGCGCACCAGCCTCCTGGTCCCCGTGAGGCCCGGGGGGAGGCGGTACGGGGTCCTGGCCCTGGCCTCCTTCCACCGGGTGGTCCCTTACCGCCCGGAGGACGAGGCCCTTTTGAAGGCGGTGGCCCACAGGCTCGAGGAGGCCTTGGAGCGCCGCATGCACCTCGAGCTCCTCCAAAACTCCCGGGAGGCCGCGCTGAAGGCCCTGGCCCGGGCCCTGGAGTACCGGGACCTGGAGACCCACGGGCACACGGAGCGGGTGGCGAGGCTGGCCGTGCGGCTGGGGGAGGCCTTGGGCTTTCCCGACCTGGAGGGCCTCCGCCTGGGGGCCTACTTCCACGACCTGGGGAAGCTGGCCGTCCCCGACGAGATCCTACATAAGGACGCGCCCCTCAACACCCGGGAGTGGCGGGTGGTGAAGACCCACCCCGAGGTGGGGCACGAGATCCTGAAGACCCTCCCCTTCTTCTCCGCCACCGCCCTCAACGTGGTCCTCTACCACCACGAGCGGTGGGACGGCTCGGGCTACCCCTTCGGCCTCAAGGGGGAGGCCATCCCCCGGGAGGCGCGGATCTTCGCCGTGGTGGACGTGTACGACGCCCTGATTTCCCAGCGGCCCTACAAGCGGGCCTGGAGCGAGGAGGAGGCGTTGGAGGAGCTCCGGGCCCAGGCGAACAGGACCCTGGACCCGGAAGCCGTGGCGGCCTTTTTGGCCCTACGGTTGCTTCCCGAAGGGAACGCCGCAGGGGACGCTAGCCGCTCGTGA
- a CDS encoding protoglobin domain-containing protein, with product MNLKETLLAIVRQTLEEAPPQTLFRPEDEAAILKVKDVALQAKEEMVKGFYDTLFSHPKTAQVFREGERPAREKTLEGWIERTFSGPIDEEYWLLEAATGVMHLSRGVTFAQGGVMFSWIGEQVARRASSSFSPEDVLAFSLAWSKLTALILGVTQAAAGFAMMQAIGQGSGLEPALVQRLAAQGMSELVEGWRASLR from the coding sequence ATGAACCTGAAGGAGACCCTTTTGGCGATCGTGCGGCAGACCTTGGAGGAGGCGCCCCCACAGACCCTTTTCCGCCCGGAAGACGAGGCGGCCATCCTCAAGGTCAAGGATGTGGCCCTTCAGGCCAAGGAGGAGATGGTCAAGGGCTTCTACGACACCCTCTTTTCCCACCCCAAAACCGCCCAGGTCTTCCGGGAGGGGGAGCGCCCGGCGCGGGAGAAGACCCTGGAGGGCTGGATCGAGCGGACCTTCTCCGGCCCCATAGACGAGGAGTACTGGCTCCTCGAGGCGGCCACCGGGGTGATGCACCTCTCCCGGGGGGTGACCTTCGCCCAAGGGGGCGTGATGTTCTCCTGGATCGGGGAGCAGGTGGCGCGGAGGGCCTCGTCCTCCTTCTCCCCGGAGGACGTCCTAGCCTTCAGCCTGGCCTGGAGCAAACTCACGGCCCTTATTCTGGGTGTAACCCAAGCGGCGGCGGGGTTCGCCATGATGCAGGCTATCGGGCAGGGAAGCGGTCTTGAGCCCGCCCTGGTCCAGCGCCTGGCCGCCCAGGGGATGAGTGAGCTGGTGGAGGGGTGGCGGGCCTCGCTTCGTTAG
- a CDS encoding ATP-binding protein, which produces MEATEDVASVVAQSGEAVSYPVGVVVGSARGDYWTEIILLLTHKELEGGRGLLLGELVRVVFQERGRERSYVGMVTDAYYAPVAEKEHAKVLAEAQMNTMDLQQEDPWAVRRINFLHYRILVLGAMDEDMGLFRPSTRIVPPVLHARVFRLSEEELSRLVRASLARTEESGKGTPVGLGHLCYGAEEEGEHKGVIKPVSPALFVGRRTANFGKTGYGKSNENKVILTLVAHAFPEVGFLILDLNGEYALQTEGTTSKGLAQVFRDLGLEGRLVFYTAQDLEKIEERFGRVMGEDYQRYVEIRPLKVDFYENPELALAMAYARARLEGKSLAQYFEEAYFGFDESKENPNRMAYVYGAFRKAGLLPSPGFRVRLGNESYDLYSDWESLSSRLNQGSDQQQEESNQQQQRRNRQQQRGENQTSTRQLYRYSGRFSFLRRFHAWGAGDVFKAITTNLFEEKGRVVILDLPSLAEMADFFVQYLMTRLFERAVELYGERQANFILVLEEAHNVLGDEAGIFYRVAKEGRKYGIGMLYSTQSPSGIPSEILSQTENFLVKHLSSEEDVKALTKAKVAFAPVAGFLLSEPIIGYSYIYLEPYQPFVLPLKVRLLEEVVQELQEIPSRATS; this is translated from the coding sequence ATGGAAGCGACTGAGGACGTGGCTTCGGTTGTAGCTCAGTCTGGGGAAGCGGTTTCTTACCCCGTGGGCGTGGTAGTCGGCTCAGCCCGGGGGGATTACTGGACTGAAATCATCCTGCTCTTAACCCACAAGGAGTTAGAAGGCGGCCGGGGGCTTCTTTTGGGGGAACTGGTCCGGGTGGTCTTCCAGGAAAGGGGGCGGGAAAGGTCGTATGTGGGAATGGTAACGGATGCCTACTACGCTCCTGTGGCGGAGAAGGAGCACGCCAAGGTCTTGGCTGAGGCCCAAATGAACACCATGGACCTCCAACAGGAGGACCCTTGGGCCGTAAGGCGGATCAACTTCCTTCACTACCGGATTCTCGTTTTGGGAGCGATGGATGAAGACATGGGCCTTTTCCGTCCTTCCACCCGCATCGTGCCCCCGGTTCTTCACGCCCGGGTTTTCCGCCTGAGCGAGGAGGAGCTTTCCCGCCTGGTGAGAGCGAGCTTGGCCAGGACCGAGGAGAGCGGAAAGGGGACTCCCGTAGGCCTCGGCCATCTTTGCTACGGAGCCGAGGAAGAAGGGGAGCACAAGGGGGTAATAAAGCCGGTTTCTCCTGCTCTCTTTGTGGGCAGGAGGACTGCCAACTTTGGTAAAACCGGCTACGGGAAGAGCAACGAGAACAAGGTGATCCTTACTCTGGTAGCCCATGCTTTCCCTGAGGTGGGGTTTCTCATCTTGGACCTCAACGGGGAGTATGCCCTCCAAACGGAGGGAACTACCTCAAAAGGGCTGGCTCAGGTTTTCCGGGATCTGGGCTTGGAGGGGCGGCTTGTCTTTTACACAGCTCAGGACCTGGAAAAAATAGAGGAGCGCTTTGGGCGAGTTATGGGAGAGGACTACCAGAGATACGTGGAGATTCGCCCCCTGAAGGTGGACTTCTACGAAAACCCTGAACTCGCTCTTGCTATGGCCTATGCTCGCGCCAGGCTTGAGGGGAAATCCTTAGCTCAGTACTTTGAAGAAGCTTACTTCGGCTTTGACGAGTCAAAGGAGAATCCCAACCGAATGGCTTACGTTTACGGGGCTTTCCGCAAGGCGGGGTTGCTACCTTCTCCCGGTTTTCGCGTGCGGCTGGGCAATGAAAGCTACGATCTCTATTCGGATTGGGAAAGTCTTTCGAGCCGTCTAAACCAAGGGAGCGACCAACAGCAAGAGGAGAGCAACCAACAGCAACAAAGGCGCAACCGACAGCAACAAAGAGGAGAGAATCAGACAAGCACTAGACAGCTTTACCGGTATAGTGGCAGGTTTTCTTTCCTCAGGAGGTTTCACGCTTGGGGAGCTGGAGATGTATTTAAAGCCATTACGACCAACCTTTTTGAAGAAAAGGGAAGGGTAGTCATCCTGGACCTCCCTTCTCTGGCGGAGATGGCCGACTTCTTTGTTCAGTACCTAATGACCCGCCTCTTTGAAAGAGCAGTAGAGCTTTACGGGGAACGCCAGGCGAACTTCATCCTGGTCCTAGAGGAGGCGCACAACGTATTGGGGGATGAGGCAGGCATTTTCTACCGGGTGGCCAAGGAGGGAAGAAAGTACGGCATCGGTATGCTGTATTCTACCCAGTCCCCGAGCGGGATCCCTTCGGAAATACTCTCTCAGACCGAAAACTTTTTGGTGAAGCATCTTTCCAGCGAGGAAGACGTGAAGGCATTGACCAAGGCGAAAGTGGCCTTCGCTCCAGTGGCAGGTTTTCTCCTCTCGGAGCCCATCATCGGGTACTCCTACATCTACCTCGAGCCTTATCAGCCCTTTGTGCTCCCGCTAAAAGTGCGTCTCCTGGAAGAGGTGGTGCAAGAGCTTCAAGAAATCCCTTCGCGTGCTACCTCATAG